A single region of the Hyalangium ruber genome encodes:
- a CDS encoding RNA polymerase sigma factor has translation MNTQGMTMSTDRERVEQEVRELCQSGDIGRAVERTLQGYGMEIMRLMASVLHNPELAKDAFSVFCESLLKGLPAFRWESSLRTWSYRLARNACYQLAHAPAARETPVSSSGIPDEALKHRSDTRPWQRTSVKERFRALRESLEPEERMLLLLRVDQRLAWTEVARVMWDEDTAPTSAALSRKATALRQQFQRIKAHLRTLALQQGLIDQDESMEPAQ, from the coding sequence ATGAACACGCAAGGGATGACGATGAGCACCGATCGGGAGCGGGTGGAGCAGGAAGTTCGGGAACTGTGCCAGAGCGGAGACATCGGGCGGGCGGTAGAGCGCACGCTGCAGGGCTATGGCATGGAGATCATGCGGTTGATGGCCTCGGTGCTCCACAACCCGGAGCTGGCCAAGGATGCCTTCAGCGTCTTCTGTGAGAGCCTCCTCAAGGGACTTCCGGCGTTTCGCTGGGAGAGCTCGCTGCGCACGTGGTCCTATCGCCTGGCGCGCAACGCCTGTTACCAACTGGCGCACGCCCCCGCCGCGCGGGAGACGCCGGTGAGCTCCTCTGGCATTCCGGACGAGGCCCTGAAGCACCGCTCGGACACGCGCCCCTGGCAGCGCACCTCGGTGAAGGAGCGCTTCCGCGCCCTGCGCGAGAGCCTCGAGCCCGAGGAGCGCATGCTGCTGCTGCTGCGCGTGGATCAGCGGCTGGCCTGGACCGAGGTGGCGCGCGTCATGTGGGATGAGGACACGGCTCCCACCTCCGCCGCCCTCAGCCGCAAGGCCACCGCCCTGCGCCAGCAGTTCCAGCGCATCAAGGCCCACTTGCGCACGCTGGCCCTGCAGCAGGGCCTCATCGATCAGGACGAGTCCATGGAGCCCGCACAGTAG
- a CDS encoding protein kinase domain-containing protein has protein sequence MRQGDEHPDERAEGITPAEEEEFEEGDLEDSLLQQVAQVSVPLRVPGRGEHMGGLDGRRFEILEELGGGAMGLVFRARDEELQRVVALKFLLPREGAAEAPMSNLLRQEARAVAQLDHDNIVRIFDVAEWSGAPWEPKVPFLVMECLEGEALSSVVRRERPSLRKAVEMMGAIAAGLAHAHEHHVIHRDLKPGNVFITRKGQVKILDFGLAYLTAAMFPAMPHIPIAGTPTYMAPEQWRGEDQGERTDIWAAGVMLYELITGEPPYPEGSIAELRQRVLSEEPVPSVRALRPEVPEELAQLVAAMLVKQPSGRLQTANEVRERLRRIEETLAPWRDEPRSLGPQRRQVTLVACWLADLAGLAEHLDAEDFGELEGAFHQSCSELLQQHGGSITTCVGDEVLACFGYPQAREEDAEKAARAALALTTHLGTAIQQKLPYLPRRKLTVKVGLHTDTVVLDNLPPELRGHTSALQGEAPKIVHWLARQAAPDTVCLSHTTWRLVRAAFRTEPLGPHSFQGLAGVAKLELHRLVRETPTYSRFERTHAVEPVTPLVGREAELGQLHEHWEEARGGRGRFVLVRGEAGIGKSRLIQEQHERILPGEALRLRCQCWAQFSTSALHPILELLQHLLRLDPEGSPQENLRKLERRMRVWGLPPEHIHLLATFLSLPVAEESPHLRLTPERLKEKTFEALATLLQRTTEERPVFAVVEDLHWADPSTLDLLGFLLERTEKARLCVLLSARPDFRPSWPRRAWLHEVALERLAPHQTADLVRQSASGKSLPEETIEHLVAKTDGIPLFIEEMTRMVMEKPSTPTTTEASSVPLTLSGLLLARLDMLPRRQKSLAQLCAVVGRGFSHALLATLSARNEMALTQDLSGLFQAGLLHTVEDSSGPRYQFRHALLQDAAYQSLLRRTRREYHGRIAHALSAQFPELAETQPEMLAHHYTEAGEVELAIRYWAKAGERASLRSANVEAISHLNQALRLLRGQPDAAQRTEEELRLLVTLGVPLMQTRSVRSREVEQTYDRVMELLRQVEDALPRLHVPTWGSFAYYFMRAKFHVAQELAELVVAQGDRQHSAELIALGHRMMATNCFNRGDMASALTHVERALEFSDFDLEHHRVLSVKEWINPRVAALAYGSVVQSATGREAQARAYGEEAVRLAEQIGHAHTLAFALTYVALGCQLRNEPECARDWVERCIALSSEHRFRLWLGWSVFIKCWVISERGAPAEALKLLQANLGRWRNAGVRAGMPLFLGMLAELHFKLGQFQQGLAAVTHALGWVDALGEHSYEVELHRIEGELLRALGHEPAATVSFMHALDVADRQGAAGFARRARESLERQFRELGGDRPPVSPA, from the coding sequence ATGCGTCAAGGCGACGAGCATCCAGACGAGCGAGCGGAAGGGATCACGCCCGCGGAGGAAGAAGAGTTCGAGGAAGGAGACCTCGAGGATTCCCTATTGCAGCAGGTGGCCCAGGTCTCGGTCCCGCTGCGCGTGCCCGGGCGGGGGGAGCACATGGGCGGCCTGGATGGCCGCCGCTTCGAGATCCTCGAGGAGCTGGGAGGCGGTGCCATGGGCCTGGTCTTCCGGGCCCGGGACGAGGAGCTGCAGCGCGTGGTGGCCCTCAAATTCCTGCTTCCGCGCGAGGGGGCCGCCGAGGCACCCATGAGCAACCTGCTCCGGCAGGAAGCGCGGGCGGTGGCCCAGCTGGACCACGACAACATCGTCCGAATCTTCGACGTGGCCGAGTGGAGCGGTGCGCCCTGGGAGCCCAAGGTGCCCTTCCTGGTGATGGAGTGCCTGGAAGGGGAGGCGCTCTCGTCGGTCGTGAGGCGGGAGCGGCCCTCGCTGCGAAAGGCCGTGGAGATGATGGGCGCCATCGCGGCGGGCCTGGCGCACGCCCACGAGCACCACGTCATCCACCGCGACCTCAAGCCCGGCAATGTCTTCATCACCCGGAAGGGCCAGGTGAAGATCCTCGACTTCGGGCTGGCGTACCTCACCGCCGCCATGTTCCCGGCGATGCCGCATATTCCGATCGCGGGGACCCCCACCTATATGGCGCCGGAGCAGTGGCGGGGGGAGGACCAGGGTGAGCGCACCGATATCTGGGCCGCCGGCGTCATGCTGTACGAGCTGATCACCGGAGAGCCGCCTTATCCCGAGGGGAGCATCGCCGAGCTGCGCCAGAGGGTGCTGTCCGAGGAGCCGGTGCCTTCGGTGCGCGCGCTGCGGCCCGAGGTTCCCGAGGAGCTGGCGCAGCTCGTGGCCGCCATGCTGGTCAAGCAGCCCTCGGGCCGACTGCAGACGGCGAACGAGGTCCGTGAGCGGCTGCGTCGCATCGAGGAGACCCTGGCGCCCTGGCGGGACGAGCCGCGCAGCCTGGGGCCGCAGCGCAGGCAGGTGACGCTGGTGGCGTGCTGGCTGGCGGATCTCGCCGGCCTCGCCGAGCACCTGGATGCGGAGGACTTCGGCGAGCTGGAGGGCGCCTTCCACCAGAGCTGCTCGGAGCTCCTCCAGCAGCACGGCGGCTCCATCACCACGTGCGTCGGAGACGAGGTGCTCGCCTGCTTCGGCTACCCGCAGGCCCGGGAGGAGGACGCGGAGAAGGCGGCCCGCGCGGCGCTGGCGCTCACCACGCACCTGGGCACGGCCATTCAGCAGAAGCTGCCCTACCTGCCGCGCCGCAAGCTCACCGTGAAGGTGGGGCTGCACACGGACACCGTGGTGCTGGACAACCTCCCGCCCGAGCTCCGAGGACACACCTCCGCGCTCCAGGGCGAGGCCCCGAAGATCGTCCACTGGCTGGCCCGGCAGGCCGCGCCCGACACGGTGTGCCTCAGCCACACCACCTGGAGGTTGGTGCGCGCCGCCTTCCGGACCGAGCCGCTGGGCCCGCACTCCTTCCAGGGGTTGGCCGGGGTGGCGAAGCTGGAGCTGCACCGCCTGGTGCGGGAGACGCCGACCTACAGCCGCTTCGAGCGGACCCATGCCGTGGAGCCGGTGACGCCCCTGGTGGGTCGGGAGGCCGAACTGGGCCAGCTCCACGAGCACTGGGAGGAGGCCCGTGGAGGCCGAGGCCGCTTCGTCCTGGTGCGCGGCGAGGCCGGCATCGGCAAGTCGCGCCTCATCCAGGAGCAGCACGAGCGCATCCTTCCCGGGGAGGCCCTTCGCCTGCGGTGCCAGTGCTGGGCCCAGTTCAGCACCAGCGCCCTGCACCCCATCCTCGAGCTGCTCCAGCACCTGCTGCGGCTCGATCCCGAGGGCAGCCCCCAGGAGAACCTGCGCAAGCTGGAGCGGCGCATGCGCGTCTGGGGCCTGCCCCCCGAGCACATTCATCTGCTGGCCACCTTCCTCTCGCTGCCCGTGGCCGAGGAGTCGCCCCACCTGCGGCTCACGCCCGAGCGCCTGAAGGAGAAGACCTTCGAGGCCCTGGCCACGCTGCTGCAGCGCACGACCGAGGAGCGCCCCGTCTTCGCCGTCGTCGAGGATCTGCACTGGGCCGATCCCTCCACCTTGGATCTGCTGGGCTTCCTGCTGGAGCGGACCGAGAAGGCCCGGCTCTGTGTGCTGCTGAGCGCCCGCCCGGACTTCCGCCCCTCCTGGCCCCGGCGCGCCTGGCTCCATGAAGTGGCGCTCGAACGGCTCGCCCCGCACCAGACCGCGGATCTGGTGCGGCAATCGGCCAGCGGCAAGAGCCTGCCCGAGGAGACCATCGAGCACCTGGTGGCGAAGACGGACGGCATCCCTCTGTTCATCGAGGAGATGACGCGCATGGTGATGGAGAAGCCCTCCACGCCCACCACGACGGAGGCCTCCTCGGTTCCCTTGACCTTGAGTGGGCTGCTGTTGGCCCGCCTGGACATGCTGCCCCGGCGGCAGAAGTCGCTGGCGCAGCTCTGCGCCGTGGTGGGCCGCGGCTTCAGCCATGCCCTGCTCGCCACGCTCTCGGCGCGCAACGAGATGGCGCTCACCCAGGATCTCTCCGGGCTGTTCCAGGCGGGCCTGCTCCACACGGTGGAGGACTCGAGCGGCCCTCGCTACCAGTTCCGCCACGCGCTGCTCCAGGACGCGGCCTACCAGTCCCTGCTGCGCCGCACCCGGCGCGAGTACCACGGGCGCATCGCCCACGCCTTGTCGGCCCAGTTCCCCGAGCTGGCCGAGACCCAGCCCGAGATGCTCGCCCACCATTATACGGAGGCGGGGGAGGTGGAGCTGGCCATCCGGTATTGGGCCAAGGCGGGAGAGCGCGCCAGCCTGCGCTCGGCGAACGTGGAGGCCATCAGCCACCTCAACCAGGCGCTGCGGCTGCTGCGCGGCCAGCCGGATGCCGCCCAGCGCACGGAGGAGGAGCTGCGGCTGCTGGTGACCCTGGGAGTGCCGCTGATGCAGACGCGCAGCGTGCGCTCGCGCGAGGTGGAGCAGACCTATGACCGGGTGATGGAGCTGCTGCGCCAGGTGGAGGACGCGCTGCCGCGCCTGCACGTGCCCACCTGGGGCTCGTTCGCCTACTACTTCATGCGCGCCAAGTTCCACGTGGCCCAGGAGCTGGCGGAGCTGGTCGTGGCTCAGGGGGATCGGCAGCACAGCGCGGAGCTGATCGCGCTGGGCCACCGGATGATGGCCACCAACTGCTTCAACCGGGGCGACATGGCGAGCGCCCTGACGCACGTGGAGCGCGCGCTGGAGTTCTCGGACTTCGATCTGGAGCACCACCGCGTCCTGTCCGTGAAGGAGTGGATCAACCCGCGGGTGGCCGCGCTGGCCTATGGCTCCGTCGTCCAGTCCGCCACCGGCCGCGAGGCGCAGGCCCGCGCCTACGGCGAGGAGGCGGTGCGGCTGGCAGAGCAGATCGGCCATGCGCACACCCTGGCCTTCGCGCTGACGTATGTGGCGCTGGGCTGCCAGCTCCGCAACGAGCCGGAGTGTGCTCGCGACTGGGTGGAGCGCTGCATCGCGCTCTCGAGCGAGCACCGGTTCCGGCTCTGGCTGGGCTGGTCCGTGTTCATCAAGTGCTGGGTCATCTCCGAGCGGGGCGCCCCAGCCGAGGCCCTGAAGCTGCTGCAGGCCAACCTGGGCCGGTGGCGCAACGCGGGCGTCCGTGCCGGCATGCCCCTGTTCCTCGGCATGCTCGCGGAGCTGCACTTCAAGCTGGGGCAGTTCCAGCAGGGACTGGCCGCGGTGACGCACGCCCTGGGGTGGGTGGATGCCCTGGGCGAGCACTCCTATGAGGTGGAGCTGCACCGAATCGAAGGCGAGCTGCTCCGCGCGCTGGGTCACGAGCCGGCTGCCACCGTGTCCTTCATGCACGCGCTGGACGTAGCGGATCGCCAGGGCGCCGCGGGCTTCGCGAGGCGGGCCCGGGAGAGCCTGGAGCGCCAGTTCCGAGAGTTGGGGGGGGACCGACCACCCGTCAGTCCCGCTTGA
- a CDS encoding response regulator produces MSTILLVDDEQEMLDLFTEVLEQMNHHVLGARDGCEALSLARTAAPDLVVTDWNMPRMSGLELCHELHADEQLRDIPIILHSSAGNPHAPGVQFVPKSCALEEFEALVSRLLASAYSRQPSAPCSQESCGPPAAPKQNAYLAHESFQMRAEHETEYSASH; encoded by the coding sequence ATGAGCACCATCCTCCTCGTCGACGATGAACAGGAAATGCTGGACCTCTTCACCGAGGTGCTCGAGCAGATGAATCACCATGTCCTCGGCGCCCGCGACGGCTGTGAGGCGCTCAGCCTGGCGCGAACGGCCGCCCCGGATCTGGTGGTGACGGACTGGAACATGCCGCGCATGTCGGGGCTGGAGCTGTGCCACGAGCTGCACGCGGACGAGCAACTGCGAGACATTCCCATCATCCTCCACAGCTCCGCGGGCAACCCCCACGCTCCGGGAGTTCAGTTCGTGCCCAAGAGCTGTGCCCTCGAAGAGTTCGAGGCTCTGGTGAGCAGGTTGCTGGCCAGCGCGTACTCGCGACAACCGAGCGCTCCATGCAGCCAGGAGTCCTGCGGCCCACCGGCCGCTCCGAAGCAGAACGCGTACCTGGCGCATGAGTCATTCCAGATGCGCGCGGAGCACGAGACGGAATATTCCGCGTCTCACTAG
- a CDS encoding efflux RND transporter periplasmic adaptor subunit, which translates to MALVFLCASGVGTLAHASESSLEATAPFLGVVIPHDSVDLSSKFESRLERLEVDVGDTVRQGEVVARLDIHPVVQELAAARASLQSSRAEEQASGLALAEAREKKSRHFTPRSLELGVYSKEELATLRYQERTALARLEASRARTREQQARVAELERNVNEAALVAPFDGIVATRPVSPGARVAAGQPILRLLGTGGWKVRFAVPEEEARQLEPGSPLELSLQQRQQTLAGHVESIAPEVDAAARMVFAIAAFDAHPPETVSTGMVVHVQPGPRQGAIGQRESSDPIPTRSGR; encoded by the coding sequence ATGGCGCTGGTGTTCCTCTGCGCGAGCGGCGTGGGGACTCTGGCTCACGCATCCGAGAGCTCCCTGGAGGCCACGGCGCCCTTCCTGGGCGTCGTCATCCCGCACGACTCGGTGGACCTGAGCTCGAAGTTCGAGAGCCGGCTGGAGCGCCTGGAGGTCGATGTCGGGGACACCGTCCGCCAGGGGGAGGTCGTGGCGCGGCTGGACATCCACCCCGTGGTCCAGGAGCTGGCGGCGGCACGCGCCTCGCTCCAGAGCTCTCGCGCCGAGGAGCAGGCCTCGGGCCTCGCGCTGGCGGAGGCCCGGGAGAAGAAGAGTCGGCACTTCACGCCCCGCTCGCTGGAGCTCGGTGTCTATTCAAAGGAGGAGCTGGCCACCCTCCGCTACCAGGAGCGGACCGCCCTGGCGCGCCTGGAGGCCTCTCGCGCCCGGACCCGGGAGCAGCAGGCCCGCGTCGCGGAGCTGGAGCGGAACGTGAACGAGGCGGCGCTCGTGGCGCCCTTCGACGGCATCGTCGCCACGCGCCCCGTGAGCCCGGGAGCCCGCGTCGCCGCGGGGCAGCCCATCCTCCGGCTGCTGGGAACGGGCGGCTGGAAGGTCCGCTTCGCGGTGCCCGAGGAGGAGGCCCGCCAGCTCGAGCCCGGCTCGCCGCTGGAGCTCTCCCTGCAGCAGCGCCAGCAGACGCTGGCGGGACACGTGGAGAGCATCGCCCCCGAGGTGGACGCGGCCGCGCGCATGGTGTTCGCCATCGCCGCCTTCGACGCGCACCCACCCGAGACGGTCTCCACCGGCATGGTGGTCCACGTCCAGCCGGGTCCCCGGCAGGGCGCGATCGGCCAGCGCGAATCCAGCGATCCCATACCGACGCGGAGCGGGCGGTAG
- a CDS encoding efflux RND transporter periplasmic adaptor subunit, translating to MDAPRTKIFREEALRHHEGAQQDGDVLRISPAWTRWTYWTLLALLVSALTYSLVGTLPEYASGPAVVKVEGQSHLTVDLPGVVSTVAVKPGQRVEVGEVLVSFRSQEETVSLERIQREFELQLIRVLRDPADEAARQTLTSLRAERELAEARQQARTLRSPHAGVVSGLRIRPGQYVTPGENVISIVGDDVKVSLVALLPGGQRPLLEPGGSLRVELDGFRHEYHTLTIESVGDQIVGPAEVRRFLGPEIADAVQLAGPMVLVKARVPSSTFMSKGRTFNYFDGMLAKADARVRLERILVALVPGLKGALGHENR from the coding sequence ATGGATGCACCTCGCACGAAGATCTTCCGAGAGGAAGCCTTGCGCCACCACGAGGGCGCACAGCAGGACGGAGACGTCCTGCGCATCTCGCCCGCCTGGACGCGGTGGACCTACTGGACGCTGCTCGCGCTGCTGGTGTCGGCGCTGACGTACTCCCTGGTGGGCACCCTGCCCGAGTACGCCTCCGGCCCCGCGGTGGTGAAGGTGGAGGGCCAGAGCCACCTGACGGTGGATCTGCCGGGCGTCGTGTCCACCGTGGCGGTGAAGCCCGGCCAGCGGGTGGAGGTGGGCGAGGTGCTGGTGAGCTTCCGCTCCCAGGAGGAGACGGTCTCCCTGGAGCGCATCCAGCGCGAGTTCGAGCTGCAGCTCATCCGGGTGCTGAGGGATCCCGCGGACGAGGCCGCCCGGCAGACGTTGACGTCGCTGCGCGCGGAGCGGGAGCTGGCCGAGGCCCGACAACAGGCGCGCACCCTGCGGTCGCCGCACGCGGGCGTGGTGAGCGGCCTGCGCATCCGCCCGGGCCAGTACGTGACCCCTGGCGAGAATGTCATCTCCATCGTGGGGGATGATGTGAAGGTGTCCCTGGTGGCGCTGCTGCCGGGCGGCCAGCGGCCTCTGCTGGAGCCGGGCGGCTCGCTGCGGGTGGAGCTGGATGGCTTCCGTCACGAGTACCACACGCTCACCATCGAGTCGGTGGGGGATCAGATCGTCGGTCCTGCGGAGGTGCGCCGCTTCCTGGGCCCGGAGATCGCGGACGCGGTGCAGCTGGCGGGCCCCATGGTGCTGGTGAAGGCGCGAGTGCCCTCCTCCACGTTCATGAGCAAGGGCCGGACTTTCAATTACTTCGACGGGATGCTGGCGAAAGCGGACGCGCGGGTGCGCCTGGAGCGCATCCTCGTGGCGCTGGTACCGGGCCTGAAGGGAGCGCTGGGACATGAGAACCGCTGA
- a CDS encoding peptidase domain-containing ABC transporter produces MRTAETKTPGLADRFPALHNLQTRVRGRVPLVRQLSELECGAACVAMVLGFHGKPTRLEEVRQAMGAARDGVSALDILRTARSFGLRGRGVSIDEEALRYLPMGTILHWQFSHFVVFERMSRGYVYLADPGQGRRRVTLERFKQAFTGVALLLEPGEHFETGKARPRRASRYALQVLQQSHTLTRVLVMSLVLQLFALAIPVLTGLVIDRVVPRGDVHLLGVVAAGLLALTGFQLLTTLIRGHLLLELRTRLDSNMTLSFVEHLMGLAWSFFQVRAAGDLLARMGSNATVREILSSGALSALLDGALVVLYLGLMFAVSPMLGLFVLGLGLLQVLILVLSARRQRSLLSESLEVEAKSQSYQVEMLTGIQTLKAFGVEHQAVNRFSELFVNVLNVSLRRGRLMAWVEALNGSLRMVAPLLLLSFGALQVMSGKVTLGTMMGLNALAGALLVPLSNLVSTASQLQLLGSYIERIDDIFDTPPERDPSKPGQVAKLKGGIELERVSFRYAPTAPLVVKDVSVRIDPGQFVAIVGRSGAGKSTLANLLLGLYLPTSGRVAYDSADLADLDLQSVRSQMGVVPQEPAFFSTTLRANIALRDPTLPLEPILEASRLARLHDDVSAMPMGYDTPLVDRGASLSGGQRQRLALARALVHNPAVLLLDEATSALDSITENQVQQALASLRCTRVVIAHRLSTVVDADLILVMDDGKLVESGRHEELLAQRGVYSELVRAQIEKTGRLE; encoded by the coding sequence ATGAGAACCGCTGAGACGAAGACTCCGGGGCTGGCGGACCGCTTTCCGGCCCTGCACAACCTCCAAACGCGGGTGCGGGGACGCGTCCCGCTGGTGCGCCAGCTCTCGGAGCTCGAGTGCGGCGCGGCGTGTGTCGCCATGGTCCTGGGGTTCCACGGCAAGCCCACGCGCCTCGAGGAGGTGCGGCAGGCGATGGGCGCCGCCCGGGATGGCGTCTCGGCGCTGGACATCCTGCGCACGGCGCGCTCGTTCGGGCTGAGGGGCCGAGGCGTCTCCATCGATGAAGAGGCCCTGCGGTACCTGCCGATGGGCACCATCCTGCACTGGCAGTTCTCCCACTTCGTGGTCTTCGAGCGGATGAGCCGGGGCTACGTCTATCTGGCGGATCCGGGCCAGGGGCGGCGGCGCGTGACGCTGGAGCGCTTCAAGCAGGCGTTCACGGGCGTCGCCCTGCTGCTGGAGCCGGGCGAGCACTTCGAGACGGGCAAGGCCCGGCCCCGGCGCGCCTCGCGGTACGCGCTGCAGGTGCTCCAGCAGTCGCACACGCTCACGCGGGTGCTGGTCATGTCGCTGGTGCTCCAGCTCTTCGCGCTGGCCATCCCGGTGTTGACGGGGTTGGTCATCGACCGTGTCGTCCCTCGGGGGGATGTCCACCTGTTGGGCGTAGTGGCGGCGGGGCTCCTGGCGCTGACGGGCTTCCAGTTGCTGACGACGTTGATCCGCGGGCACTTGCTGCTGGAGCTGCGCACGCGGCTGGACTCCAACATGACGTTGAGCTTCGTGGAGCACCTGATGGGGTTGGCCTGGTCCTTCTTCCAGGTGCGCGCGGCGGGAGACTTGCTGGCACGCATGGGCAGCAATGCCACGGTGCGAGAGATCCTCTCCTCGGGCGCGCTGTCGGCGCTGTTGGACGGGGCGCTGGTCGTCCTCTACCTGGGGTTGATGTTCGCGGTGAGCCCGATGCTGGGGCTGTTCGTGCTGGGACTGGGGCTGCTGCAGGTCCTCATCCTGGTGCTGTCGGCGAGGCGGCAGCGCTCCCTGCTCTCCGAGAGCCTGGAGGTGGAGGCCAAGAGCCAGAGCTACCAGGTGGAGATGCTGACGGGCATCCAGACGCTGAAGGCGTTCGGGGTGGAGCACCAGGCGGTAAACCGCTTCTCGGAGCTGTTCGTGAACGTGCTGAACGTGAGCCTGCGGCGGGGACGGCTGATGGCGTGGGTGGAGGCGCTCAATGGGAGCCTGCGCATGGTGGCGCCGCTGTTGCTCTTGAGCTTCGGCGCGCTGCAGGTGATGAGCGGCAAGGTGACGCTGGGGACGATGATGGGACTCAACGCGCTGGCCGGCGCGCTGCTGGTGCCACTGTCCAATCTGGTGAGTACGGCCAGCCAGCTGCAGCTGCTGGGCAGCTACATCGAGCGCATCGATGACATCTTCGACACGCCTCCCGAGCGGGATCCGAGCAAGCCCGGGCAGGTGGCGAAGCTGAAGGGCGGCATCGAGCTGGAGCGGGTCTCCTTCCGGTACGCGCCGACGGCGCCACTGGTGGTGAAGGATGTGTCGGTGCGCATCGACCCCGGTCAGTTCGTGGCGATCGTGGGGCGATCGGGCGCGGGCAAGTCGACGCTGGCGAACCTGCTCCTGGGCTTGTACCTGCCCACTTCGGGGCGGGTGGCCTATGACAGCGCGGATCTGGCGGACCTGGATCTGCAGTCGGTGCGCAGCCAGATGGGCGTGGTGCCCCAGGAGCCGGCGTTCTTCAGCACCACCCTGCGCGCGAACATCGCGCTGAGGGATCCAACGCTCCCGCTGGAGCCCATTCTGGAGGCGTCCCGGCTGGCGAGGCTGCACGATGACGTGTCGGCCATGCCCATGGGCTACGACACGCCGCTGGTGGACCGGGGCGCTTCGCTCTCCGGTGGCCAGCGCCAGCGTCTGGCCCTCGCCCGAGCGCTGGTCCACAACCCAGCGGTGTTGCTGCTGGACGAGGCGACGAGCGCGCTGGACTCCATCACGGAGAACCAGGTGCAGCAGGCGCTGGCCTCGCTGCGCTGCACACGCGTCGTCATCGCCCACCGCCTGAGCACGGTGGTGGACGCGGACCTCATCCTGGTGATGGATGACGGAAAGCTGGTGGAGTCGGGCCGTCACGAGGAGCTGCTCGCACAGCGCGGCGTCTACTCGGAGTTGGTCCGGGCGCAGATCGAGAAGACCGGACGCTTGGAGTAG
- a CDS encoding double-CXXCG motif protein encodes MRFYLLREIQGLRYSGEYRASRKWSLPGVHCPRCDARWSTAVDSYPSVDLSHLPDVKKYAARLEEDYAEFERLREQVRPLAPPGVPLWPGTLLGPLVGTARGEFGPVLIQDPWTLLMRREVLERLQAEGVRGLKGCRTEFQFRKQDPPELLELELMPHGGLHPDCLPVDRPVPCTKCGRKGLKLPEEPVLDAATLPREVDVFRLEGFLTMIIGNERFVETMRRLGYEQDIAFRELPLK; translated from the coding sequence ATGCGGTTCTACCTGCTGCGTGAGATCCAGGGGCTTCGTTACTCGGGCGAATACAGAGCCTCCCGCAAGTGGAGCCTGCCAGGTGTTCATTGCCCACGGTGTGATGCCAGATGGTCTACGGCCGTGGATTCCTACCCTTCGGTGGATCTGTCCCATCTGCCAGACGTGAAGAAGTATGCGGCTCGGCTGGAGGAGGACTATGCGGAGTTCGAGCGGCTGCGCGAGCAGGTGCGTCCGTTGGCACCTCCAGGAGTTCCCCTCTGGCCAGGGACCCTGTTGGGTCCACTGGTGGGTACGGCTCGGGGAGAGTTTGGTCCCGTGCTCATTCAAGACCCATGGACGCTGTTGATGAGACGTGAGGTGCTCGAACGTCTACAGGCCGAGGGTGTCCGGGGGCTCAAGGGCTGCCGTACGGAGTTCCAATTCCGCAAGCAGGACCCGCCAGAGTTGCTGGAGTTGGAGTTGATGCCCCATGGCGGATTGCACCCGGACTGCTTGCCCGTGGATCGTCCAGTGCCATGCACCAAATGTGGACGTAAGGGGTTGAAGCTCCCGGAGGAGCCCGTCCTGGATGCGGCGACGCTGCCACGTGAGGTGGACGTCTTCCGGTTGGAGGGTTTCCTGACGATGATCATTGGCAACGAGCGCTTCGTGGAGACGATGCGGCGACTGGGTTACGAGCAGGACATCGCCTTCCGTGAGCTGCCCCTGAAGTAG